In the Silene latifolia isolate original U9 population chromosome 1, ASM4854445v1, whole genome shotgun sequence genome, agtataattttagtaaaCAAATGCTACAGAATGATACCTGGGCAGTATATGACCTCATAATTTCTCTCCCTGCTTGCATCTCTTACAGTGGTCACTTCTAAAGAGCCACACTCAGTGAATCCTCTACTTTTACAAGTACCAATTGACAACTTCGCCTCTTCTTTAAATTCCTCGAATACTTTATGACTGTACACTTCCGCCCCGTGCACTTCAATAGCTAGATGCGTTGATATTTCGGAAACCGTGTCATTACGATTGTCAACTGTTTACGTGTGTGTCTTTGCTGGTCCATTGCGCTGTCAAAACGCATTGTAAACTCAACTAATGTGCCTGACTTactctcaaatctcttaaaaaaactattttcgctctctgatctttgggttGTCCTCATAACACCTCCCATATCTAGGTCCCTACAATGAGCCATAACCCAGTGCCTCCTTTTAGCGTACATTTCTTGGAACCAGTCAATGTTATTAACATTGTGTTCCCTGCCAatttcttcccattttgcatcgaactctgccggttcaatgtcttcatcccatattatggcattcaatttctttagaaacactgaataatcatctctcgccattccatacttgcttggaaccttgttcatgatatgccacatacaatagcGGTGGCGCGCTCTTGAACACCAACGGCACCGCTTTAAGAATACCAAAGATCCCGATCGGTGATAATGTACTTAGGCTCTTTGCCACCCATCGCACCCAAGAAACGGGTGAACACCCATTTAAACGAGTCTGCATCTTCATGAGCAACAAGCGCTCCACAGAAAGTGACTGGCCGTTTATGATTATCAACCCCCGTGAAAGGGGTGAATGACATGTCATACTTATTGGTAGAATACGTCGGATCGAATGACACTGCATCCCCAAAAACTGAGTAGTTCCTTCTCGCGATCCCGTCGGCCCAAATAGCTTTACTAAGGCTACCGTCAgaatcaacatcatagtcaaagaagaaccctGGTCTAGTAAATGTGACCAATTCCTTAAAGTGGTCCACGAACATCTGACCGtcccgttcatgaatgtagcatttcacatccctgtgaaagttcttaaaagaattcaaactagcaccgatgttttcaaacccattaacatgttccttCAGAATTTTGTACGTCTTCGTAgctcctatcttcagctgttGATTAATGACAATCTTTTAGATGTACAGATTTTAATCATCAAAAACATTATTAAAACAGATACGAATATATCGGTTCaaaaaataaaagtgttgttttaacaatagaaaatgtaattgtagactcaaaaagtgtcattttagatgacaaaagtgtaattctaacaaaataaagtgaaattataacataaacaagtgtaattttaatcaagaaaagtgtaattccaatcaACTCAAAtttgaattataaaggattatcattttgtgatagtctcATTATGTTGCATGACAACTTTTGAAACTCTCTATCTCTTGCCGATAGAGAAAAACAGATACAAATGTATAAGTTCAAAAAAACAAAAGTGTTCTTTTAACAAGAAAAAATGTAATTGTAGACGCAAGAAGTGTCATTTTAgttgacaaaagtgtaattctaacaaattaaagtgaaattataacataaacaagtgtaatttcaatcaagacaagtgtaattttaattaactcacccttgaattataaaggattatcattttgtgatagtctcATTATGTTGCATGCCAACTTTTGGAACTCTCTATCTCCTCGTCGATACGAGTTTATGGTTGTGCCCACTGTGGAATCACAATTCGTAATTCCCCTTCATCAAGAACAGACCTAATCCTCGCTTTGCAACCAACACGCCCGACTTTGTGTCTCCTACCCGATTCCCGCCCGCCACTACACTCCAATTGTCCCTTCTGTTTGAACCCCTCCCGGTTGCAAACCAACAGTTTAGATTTGATCTCCCTCCACGCATCTCTTAGTCGTGTACTTACGCGCATCAAAACCACAAGCAACAAAGATAAATTCTATAAAATGTCACTGCTTCCTCTATTTCCAGGAATTCCTGCCCAACATAGGGGGTGAACTT is a window encoding:
- the LOC141650691 gene encoding protein FAR-RED IMPAIRED RESPONSE 1-like, which codes for MSFTPFTGVDNHKRPVTFCGALVAHEDADSFKWVFTRFLEFDAKWEEIGREHNVNNIDWFQEMYAKRRHWVMAHCRDLDMGGVMRTTQRSESENSFFKRFETIEVHGAEVYSHKVFEEFKEEAKLSIGTCKSRGFTECGSLEVTTVRDASRERNYEVIYCPDKLKATCSCRMLERKGIICRHVIWIYSSNGVKIIPEQCIVKRWCKDARLSKMFDCNGEATEDVDIIDGKQIAMSM